The following coding sequences lie in one Vitis vinifera cultivar Pinot Noir 40024 chromosome 19, ASM3070453v1 genomic window:
- the LOC100267545 gene encoding uncharacterized protein LOC100267545 isoform X2, translating to MAPSSPSACLLQTTHLRTFLLISLLVFVPPIHALKPPIRPRDILPLLPRQLSWPILNSLHSAVDLLPTFVGSASSNDTVEWKGTCFYETRAWMEFNNKSGSEFGGGTLHIKVSSAHSWTCMDLYVFATPYQVTWDYYFLSREHTIEFNAWEEKAEFEYVKNKGVSVFLMQAGMLGTLEALWDVFPLFTNTGWGENANLGFLKKHMGASFQTRPQPWVTNISVDDLHSGDFLAISKIRGRWGGFETLEKWVTGSYAGHSAVCLRDSEGKLWVGESGHRNEKGEDVIVTLPWDEWWDDVLTQDDSNSHIALLPLHPHLRAKFNETAAWEYARSSEGKPYGYHNMIFSWIDTLDENYPPPLDAHVVASVMTVWNQMKPAYAANLWNEALNKRLGTQDLALPEILVETEKRGSSFDELLTIPEQDDWVYTDGKSTSCVAFILEMYKEAGLFGPSASSIQVTEFTQERQQKSK from the exons ATGGCACCATCTTCTCCCTCCGCCTGTCTCCTCCAAACCACCCATCTCAGAACCTTCCTCTTAATCTCTCTTCTGGTCTTTGTGCCCCCCATTCATGCGCTGAAACCCCCAATTCGGCCGCGGGATATTCTGCCGTTGTTGCCCAGACAGCTCTCATGGCCGATTCTCAACTCCCTCCACAGCGCAGTGGACCTTCTGCCCACTTTTGTGGGCTCTGCCTCCTCCAACGACACTGTCGAGTGGAAAGGGACGTGCTTTTACGAGACCAGGGCTTGGATGGAGTTCAACAACAAAAGTGGGAGCGAATTTGGTGGGGGCACACTTCATATTAAg GTTAGTAGTGCCCATAGTTGGACATGTATGGACCTTTATGTCTTTGCAACTCCATACCAAGTGACATGGGATTACTACTTTTTGTCTCGGGAGCATACCATTGAGTTCAATGCATGGGAAGAAAAAGCTGAGTTTGAATAC GTGAAAAACAAAGGGGTTTCAGTTTTTCTCATGCAAGCTGGGATGCTGGGAACCCTTGAAGCTCTCTGGGATGTCTTCCCATTATTCACAAATACTGGATGGGGTGAGAACGCAAACCTTGGGTTTCTCAAGAAGCATATGGGGGCTTCATTTCAAACACGTCCTCAGCCATGGGTTACAAACATTAGTGTTGATGATCTTCACTCTGGAGATTTCCTTGCAATATCAAAAATTCGTGGACGGTGGGGTGGTTTTGAGACTCTAGAGAAGTGGGTCACTGGATCTTATGCTGGTCATTCCGCAGTTTGCTTAAGGGATTCTGAAGGGAAGCTATGGGTTGGTGAATCAGGACATAGAAATGAAAAG GGAGAAGATGTTATTGTGACATTACCATGGGACGAATGGTGGGATGATGTGCTGACTCAAGATGATTCCAATTCTCATATTGCGTTGCTTCCTTTGCATCCTCACCTCCGAGCCAAGTTTAATGAGACAGCTGCCTGGGAGTATGCACGTAGCAGTGAAGGCAAACCTTATGGTTACCATAACATGATATTTAGCTGGATAGATACTCTGGATGAAAACTATCCACCCCCCTTAGATGCTCATGTG GTTGCTTCGGTTATGACAGTTTGGAATCAAATGAAGCCTGCATATGCTGCTAACTTATGGAATGAGGCCTTGAACAAGAGGCTTGGAACTCAG GACCTTGCTCTTCCTGAGATTCTGGTTGAAACTGAAAAGCGTGGATCATCATTTGATGAATTGCTGACAATTCCTGAGCAGGATGATTGGGTTTACACTGATGGAAAGTCAACATCTTGTGTTGCTTTCATTCTGGAAATGTATAAGGAGGCAGGATTATTTGGTCCAAGTGCTAGCTCTATTCAAGTAACTGAGTTCACG CAAGAAAGACAACAGAAGTCAAAATAA
- the LOC100267545 gene encoding uncharacterized protein LOC100267545 isoform X1 — protein sequence MAPSSPSACLLQTTHLRTFLLISLLVFVPPIHALKPPIRPRDILPLLPRQLSWPILNSLHSAVDLLPTFVGSASSNDTVEWKGTCFYETRAWMEFNNKSGSEFGGGTLHIKVSSAHSWTCMDLYVFATPYQVTWDYYFLSREHTIEFNAWEEKAEFEYVKNKGVSVFLMQAGMLGTLEALWDVFPLFTNTGWGENANLGFLKKHMGASFQTRPQPWVTNISVDDLHSGDFLAISKIRGRWGGFETLEKWVTGSYAGHSAVCLRDSEGKLWVGESGHRNEKGEDVIVTLPWDEWWDDVLTQDDSNSHIALLPLHPHLRAKFNETAAWEYARSSEGKPYGYHNMIFSWIDTLDENYPPPLDAHVVASVMTVWNQMKPAYAANLWNEALNKRLGTQDLALPEILVETEKRGSSFDELLTIPEQDDWVYTDGKSTSCVAFILEMYKEAGLFGPSASSIQVTEFTIKDAYTLNFFENNSSRLPKWCNDGDNVQLPYCQIKGKYRMELPEYNTLDPYPHMNERCPSLPPKYLRSANC from the exons ATGGCACCATCTTCTCCCTCCGCCTGTCTCCTCCAAACCACCCATCTCAGAACCTTCCTCTTAATCTCTCTTCTGGTCTTTGTGCCCCCCATTCATGCGCTGAAACCCCCAATTCGGCCGCGGGATATTCTGCCGTTGTTGCCCAGACAGCTCTCATGGCCGATTCTCAACTCCCTCCACAGCGCAGTGGACCTTCTGCCCACTTTTGTGGGCTCTGCCTCCTCCAACGACACTGTCGAGTGGAAAGGGACGTGCTTTTACGAGACCAGGGCTTGGATGGAGTTCAACAACAAAAGTGGGAGCGAATTTGGTGGGGGCACACTTCATATTAAg GTTAGTAGTGCCCATAGTTGGACATGTATGGACCTTTATGTCTTTGCAACTCCATACCAAGTGACATGGGATTACTACTTTTTGTCTCGGGAGCATACCATTGAGTTCAATGCATGGGAAGAAAAAGCTGAGTTTGAATAC GTGAAAAACAAAGGGGTTTCAGTTTTTCTCATGCAAGCTGGGATGCTGGGAACCCTTGAAGCTCTCTGGGATGTCTTCCCATTATTCACAAATACTGGATGGGGTGAGAACGCAAACCTTGGGTTTCTCAAGAAGCATATGGGGGCTTCATTTCAAACACGTCCTCAGCCATGGGTTACAAACATTAGTGTTGATGATCTTCACTCTGGAGATTTCCTTGCAATATCAAAAATTCGTGGACGGTGGGGTGGTTTTGAGACTCTAGAGAAGTGGGTCACTGGATCTTATGCTGGTCATTCCGCAGTTTGCTTAAGGGATTCTGAAGGGAAGCTATGGGTTGGTGAATCAGGACATAGAAATGAAAAG GGAGAAGATGTTATTGTGACATTACCATGGGACGAATGGTGGGATGATGTGCTGACTCAAGATGATTCCAATTCTCATATTGCGTTGCTTCCTTTGCATCCTCACCTCCGAGCCAAGTTTAATGAGACAGCTGCCTGGGAGTATGCACGTAGCAGTGAAGGCAAACCTTATGGTTACCATAACATGATATTTAGCTGGATAGATACTCTGGATGAAAACTATCCACCCCCCTTAGATGCTCATGTG GTTGCTTCGGTTATGACAGTTTGGAATCAAATGAAGCCTGCATATGCTGCTAACTTATGGAATGAGGCCTTGAACAAGAGGCTTGGAACTCAG GACCTTGCTCTTCCTGAGATTCTGGTTGAAACTGAAAAGCGTGGATCATCATTTGATGAATTGCTGACAATTCCTGAGCAGGATGATTGGGTTTACACTGATGGAAAGTCAACATCTTGTGTTGCTTTCATTCTGGAAATGTATAAGGAGGCAGGATTATTTGGTCCAAGTGCTAGCTCTATTCAAGTAACTGAGTTCACG ATAAAAGATGCATACACActgaatttttttgaaaataattcaagcCGCCTGCCAAAGTGGTGCAATGATGGGGACAATGTGCAGCTCCCTTATTGTCAGATCAAAGGAAAGTATCGAATGGAATTGCCAGAGTACAATACCCTGGATCCATACCCTCATATGAATGAAAGATGCCCATCCCTGCCTCCAAAATACTTGAGGTCGGCAAATTGCTGA
- the LOC100257229 gene encoding fatty acid desaturase 4, chloroplastic, which yields MSTSFPHHKYYSLRSPNNVGRRHHRRFPALVHCSATSTAKAKHKADQLVIEPRPLTPTPIAKTPDRPSIKDPDLLSTWPHRAWVASGCTTVLISLLKCATGSAHSHMWLEPVLAGLIGYVLADLGSGVYHWGIDNYGDASTPVFGSQIEAFQGHHKWPWTIIRRQFANNLHALARAVTFTVLPLDLVFNDPVVHGFVWVCSGCIMFSQQFHAWAHGTKSRLPPLVVALQDAGLLVSRSQHAAHHHAPYNNNYCIVSGVWNEFLDENKVFEALEMILFFQLGVRPRSWSEPNFGWIEEIETHSQTTVY from the coding sequence ATGTCCACCTCCTTCCCACACCACAAGTACTACTCTCTAAGGTCTCCCAACAATGTCGGAAGACGCCACCATAGACGCTTCCCCGCCCTTGTCCACTGCTCAGCCACCTCCACTGCAAAGGCCAAGCACAAAGCTGACCAACTAGTCATTGAACCAAGACCCTTAACCCCAACCCCCATTGCCAAAACCCCTGACCGCCCCTCGATCAAGGACCCGGATTTATTATCTACATGGCCTCATCGAGCGTGGGTGGCAAGCGGGTGCACCACCGTGCTCATTTCTTTATTGAAGTGTGCCACGGGTTCAGCCCATTCACATATGTGGCTAGAACCTGTTTTGGCTGGCCTAATTGGCTATGTGCTTGCAGACCTTGGCTCAGGGGTTTACCATTGGGGCATTGATAACTATGGTGATGCCTCAACTCCTGTGTTTGGTTCTCAGATTGAAGCCTTCCAGGGCCATCACAAGTGGCCCTGGACGATCATCCGCCGCCAGTTTGCCAACAATCTACATGCCCTGGCTCGTGCTGTAACCTTTACCGTGCTTCCTCTAGATCTTGTCTTCAATGATCCAGTTGTACATGGCTTTGTTTGGGTGTGCTCAGGCTGCATTATGTTCAGCCAGCAGTTCCATGCCTGGGCTCATGGCACAAAAAGCCGCCTCCCTCCGCTAGTGGTGGCGCTGCAAGATGCTGGACTGCTAGTGTCGAGATCACAGCATGCTGCCCACCATCATGCACCTTATAACAACAACTACTGTATTGTGAGCGGAGTTTGGAATGAGTTCTTGGATGAGAATAAGGTTTTTGAGGCCTTGGAGATGATCTTGTTCTTCCAGCTTGGTGTGCGGCCGAGGTCTTGGAGCGAGCCCAACTTTGGCTGGATCGAAGAGATTGAAACACATTCACAAACTACAGTCTactga
- the LOC100262336 gene encoding cytochrome P450 716B1, translating into MSAFFTIFLVLLPIFLLLARRRSLPKGVPPGSLGLPLIGQSIGLLRAMRANTAEKWLEERIKKYGPISKLSLFGQSAVFIYGQAANKLVFASDGSTISNQQAKSNQMIMGDRNLLELSGEDHKRVRGAIVSFLKPESLKQYVGKMDAEVRKHLEMHWQGKQRVTVMPLMKTLTFNIICGLLFGVERGIRREKLVGRFQEMIEGIWSVPVNLPFTRYNRSLQASTKIQNMIKELMREKEVELEKGASPHQDLITCLLSIHGKNNEEVITEKEIVDNVMLVMVAGHDTSAVLITFLVRLLANDPDVYAAVLKEHEEIAKGKPSGEFLTWEDLAKMKYTWRVALETLRMVPPVFAGFRTVLKDIEFGGYLIPEGWKIFWATNMTHMDNSIFPEPTKFDPTRFENQASIPPYCFIPFGGGPRICPGIEFARIETLVTVHHLVTRFKWKLCHTDNFFGRNPTPAPTGGLPIEITSMNLM; encoded by the exons ATGAGTGCCTTCTTCACAATCTTCTTGGTCCTCCTCCCCATCTTCCTTCTCCTGGCCAGGAGAAGGAGTTTACCAAAAGGGGTCCCTCCAGGTTCACTAGGACTGCCCTTAATAGGCCAAAGCATTGGCCTTCTCCGTGCCATGCGAGCCAACACTGCTGAAAAATGGCTTGAAGAGAGGATAAAGAAGTATGGTCCAATTTCAAAGTTGAGCCTCTTTGGCCAATCAGCTGTCTTTATTTATGGACAGGCTGCAAACAAGCTCGTATTCGCCAGTGATGGCAGCACGATCAGTAACCAGCAAGCAAAGTCTAATCAGATGATAATGGGTGATCGGAATTTGCTGGAGCTTAGTGGAGAAGATCATAAGCGTGTCAGGGGTGCTATTGTATCATTCTTAAAGCCAGAATCCTTGAAGCAGTATGTGGGAAAGATGGATGCAGAGGTTAGGAAGCATCTTGAGATGCATTGGCAAGGCAAGCAAAGGGTCACG GTAATGCCCCTGATGAAGACCCTCACCTTCAACATTATTTGTGGCCTTCTATTTGGGGTTGAGCGAGGAATCCGAAGGGAGAAACTTGTGGGCAGATTCCAGGAAATGATAGAAGGAATTTGGTCAGTTCCGGTTAACTTGCCCTTCACCCGCTACAACCGCAGTCTTCAGGCAAGCACAAAGATCCAAAACATGATAAAGGAACTCATGCGAGAAAAGGAGGTAGAACTTGAGAAGGGTGCGTCTCCTCATCAAGATCTCATCACCTGCTTGCTCAGCATTCATGGCAAAAACAATGAAGAAGTAATTACAGAGAAGGAGATTGTGGATAATGTCATGCTTGTCATGGTTGCCGGGCACGACACTTCTGCTGTTTTGATTACTTTCTTGGTGCGGCTTCTGGCTAATGATCCAGATGTCTATGCGGCTGTTCTGAAAG AACATGAGGAGATAGCAAAAGGCAAGCCCTCAGGGGAGTTCCTAACATGGGAAGACCTGGCAAAGATGAAGTACACATGGAGAGTGGCACTGGAAACTCTGAGGATGGTTCCTCCGGTCTTTGCTGGGTTCAGGACTGTATTGAAAGACATTGAGTTTGGAGGATATCTTATCCCTGAAGGGTGGAAG ATATTCTGGGCGACAAATATGACACACATGGACAATAGCATATTCCCGGAGCCAACAAAGTTTGATCCAACAAGATTTGAAAACCAAGCATCAATTCCACCGTACTGCTTCATTCCATTTGGAGGGGGCCCTCGGATATGTCCAGGAATTGAGTTTGCAAGGATTGAAACCCTTGTTACCGTCCATCATCTGGTTACTCGGTTCAAGTGGAAGTTATGCCATACCGACAATTTTTTCGGCAGGAACCCGACGCCAGCACCAACTGGAGGACTACCTATTGAGATTACATCAATGAACCTAATGTAG